In Candidatus Promineifilum breve, one genomic interval encodes:
- a CDS encoding SDR family NAD(P)-dependent oxidoreductase, which produces MSQTFAQRYGPWALVTGASSGIGREFARQLAARGLNVALVARRAARLDELAAELVAAHRVEARPIPVDLCADSFLDPIRAATAGLEIGLLVNSAGFSLTGPFLDMKPDDLTRLLNLNSRAPALLAREFGPAMRARRRGGIIFLSSVTGFAGTPLWSLYAATKAFNLLLGEALAAELRADGVAVMALAPGTTRTEFLDVAGISDFMGMEVEAVVAHALSRLGLSDVVVPGLVYSAGVFAMRFLPRAVNRAVFGRIIAGMRRA; this is translated from the coding sequence TTGAGTCAGACATTCGCGCAGCGCTACGGCCCGTGGGCGCTGGTCACGGGCGCGTCGTCGGGCATAGGCCGCGAATTCGCCCGGCAACTGGCCGCCCGTGGGCTGAACGTGGCCCTGGTCGCCCGGCGGGCCGCGCGGCTGGATGAACTGGCCGCCGAACTGGTCGCCGCCCACCGCGTCGAAGCCCGCCCCATCCCGGTCGATCTGTGCGCCGACTCATTCCTCGACCCCATCCGCGCGGCCACGGCCGGCCTGGAGATCGGCCTGCTGGTCAACAGCGCCGGCTTCAGCCTGACCGGGCCGTTCCTCGACATGAAGCCCGACGACCTGACCCGGCTGCTCAACCTCAACAGCCGCGCCCCGGCGCTGCTGGCCCGCGAATTCGGCCCGGCCATGCGCGCCCGCCGTCGCGGTGGGATCATCTTCCTGTCCTCGGTGACCGGTTTCGCCGGCACGCCGCTGTGGAGCCTCTACGCGGCGACCAAGGCGTTTAACCTGCTGCTGGGCGAGGCGCTGGCGGCCGAGCTGCGGGCCGATGGCGTGGCGGTCATGGCCCTGGCCCCCGGCACCACGCGCACCGAGTTCCTCGACGTGGCCGGCATCAGCGACTTCATGGGCATGGAAGTCGAAGCCGTGGTCGCCCACGCTCTGTCGCGCCTCGGCCTGTCGGATGTCGTCGTGCCCGGCCTGGTTTACAGCGCCGGGGTTTTCGCCATGCGCTTCCTGCCCCGCGCGGTCAACCGGGCGGTTTTCGGCCGCATCATCGCCGGGATGCGTCGCGCCTAG
- the pgm gene encoding phosphoglucomutase (alpha-D-glucose-1,6-bisphosphate-dependent), whose protein sequence is MILHELAGQPAPQATLVNVPRLVAAYYTTHPDPADPTQQVAFGTSGHRGTSAAGSFNEGHILAICQAIAEYRAGRGITGPLFAGMDTHALSEPALITAIEVFAANGVRLVVQRGRGYTPTPVISHAILTWNRDHGPAQADGVVITPSHNPAEDGGFKYNPPEGGPADTAATKWIQDRANELLAGGLRGVRRLPLARAMAADTTEEYDFVTPYVDDLGAVIDMEAIAAAGLRLGVDPMGGAGVAFWEPIAARYGLTLTVVNPYVDPTFGFMTVDRDGKIRMDCSSPYAMASLIRLKDDFDIAFGNDPDFDRHGIVTRSAGLMNPNHYLAVAIHYLFQNRPHWRADAAVGKTLVSSSMIDRVAAALGRRLAEVPVGFKYFVAGLLSGDYGFGGEESAGASFLRRDGTVWTTDKDGFIMDLLAAEIMARTGRDPGEHYRALTEQFGDPVYERADAPVTPARKAVLKDLSPELVQAKTLAGEPIRAKLTRAPANNEPIGGLKVVADNGWFAARPSGTENIYKVYAESFKGSDHLRLVQAEAGRIIDEAFAAAGV, encoded by the coding sequence ATGATACTTCACGAACTAGCCGGCCAACCCGCCCCCCAAGCCACCCTGGTCAACGTCCCGCGGCTGGTGGCCGCTTACTACACCACCCACCCCGACCCGGCCGACCCGACCCAGCAGGTCGCCTTCGGCACGTCGGGCCATCGCGGCACGTCGGCCGCCGGCAGCTTCAATGAGGGCCACATCCTCGCCATCTGCCAGGCCATCGCCGAATATCGCGCCGGGCGCGGCATCACCGGTCCGCTCTTCGCCGGCATGGACACCCACGCCCTGTCGGAGCCGGCGCTCATCACGGCCATCGAGGTCTTCGCCGCCAACGGTGTGCGCCTCGTCGTGCAGCGCGGCCGCGGCTACACCCCGACCCCGGTCATCTCCCACGCCATCCTGACCTGGAACCGCGACCATGGTCCCGCCCAGGCCGACGGCGTGGTCATCACCCCCTCCCACAACCCAGCCGAGGATGGCGGCTTCAAATATAACCCACCGGAGGGCGGCCCGGCCGACACCGCCGCCACCAAGTGGATTCAGGATCGGGCCAATGAATTGCTGGCCGGCGGTCTGCGTGGGGTGCGCCGCCTGCCGCTGGCGCGGGCCATGGCCGCCGACACGACCGAGGAATACGACTTCGTGACCCCCTACGTGGACGACCTCGGCGCGGTCATCGACATGGAGGCCATCGCCGCCGCCGGCTTGCGGCTGGGCGTCGATCCGATGGGCGGCGCGGGTGTGGCCTTCTGGGAACCTATCGCCGCGCGCTACGGCTTGACGCTGACCGTCGTCAACCCCTACGTCGATCCGACCTTCGGCTTTATGACCGTCGACCGCGACGGCAAGATCCGTATGGATTGCTCGTCGCCCTACGCGATGGCTTCCCTCATCCGCCTGAAGGACGACTTCGACATCGCCTTCGGCAACGACCCCGATTTCGACCGCCACGGCATCGTCACCCGCAGCGCCGGACTGATGAACCCCAACCACTATCTGGCCGTGGCGATCCATTACCTGTTCCAGAACCGGCCCCACTGGCGGGCCGACGCCGCCGTGGGCAAGACGCTCGTCTCCAGTTCGATGATCGACCGCGTGGCCGCCGCGCTAGGGCGGCGGCTGGCCGAAGTGCCCGTCGGCTTCAAGTATTTCGTCGCCGGTCTGCTCAGCGGCGACTACGGTTTCGGCGGCGAGGAGAGCGCCGGGGCGTCGTTCCTGCGGCGCGACGGCACGGTGTGGACGACCGACAAGGATGGCTTCATCATGGACTTGCTGGCGGCCGAGATCATGGCCCGCACCGGCCGCGACCCCGGCGAGCATTACCGGGCGCTGACCGAGCAGTTCGGCGACCCGGTCTACGAGCGGGCCGACGCGCCCGTCACCCCGGCGCGCAAGGCGGTTCTGAAAGACCTGTCGCCCGAACTGGTGCAGGCCAAGACGCTGGCCGGCGAGCCGATTCGGGCCAAGCTGACCCGCGCCCCAGCCAACAACGAACCCATCGGCGGCCTGAAGGTCGTGGCCGACAACGGCTGGTTCGCCGCCCGGCCCAGCGGCACGGAGAATATCTACAAGGTCTATGCCGAGAGCTTCAAGGGCAGCGATCACCTGCGCCTCGTGCAGGCCGAGGCGGGGCGGATCATCGATGAAGCCTTTGCCGCGGCTGGGGTCTAA
- a CDS encoding DUF5615 family PIN-like protein, translating to MSIRLYMDHNVPAAITIGLRLHGVDVLTAYEDDHHQVPDPLLLNRAEQLGRVLFSRDDDLIAEAVRRQRKGIRFSGVIYAHQLRVSIGGAIDDLLLIAMSGEPEDLMNTVQFLPL from the coding sequence GTGAGCATCCGTCTCTATATGGATCACAATGTACCAGCAGCAATCACCATCGGGTTACGCCTTCACGGTGTTGATGTTTTGACTGCTTATGAGGATGACCATCATCAAGTTCCCGATCCTTTGCTGTTGAATCGTGCAGAACAACTTGGGCGTGTCTTATTTTCTCGTGATGACGATCTGATTGCCGAGGCAGTTCGCCGACAAAGGAAGGGAATCCGGTTTTCTGGTGTGATTTATGCTCACCAATTGCGCGTGTCGATAGGTGGTGCAATTGACGATTTATTATTGATCGCGATGAGCGGAGAGCCTGAAGACCTGATGAACACAGTCCAATTTTTGCCTCTATAA